ATTCCAGAAAAATAAAACAATAAAAACGATGTAATCAAAATGATTAAAGGTGCCATTTAATCTCACTCCTTTATTATAAACCTTTTGATATCATTAAATATAAAACGATGACAGGTAACAAAGTAGCTATTGTTCCAAACACATTCCAATAAAAAGAGACTTTAAGAGGTTGTTCAAAAAGTCATGAAAAATTGCTGTCGAATAACTTTGTTGTCTCGCTATTCCACTCCTCATGTACAGAGAACGTACACTGTGGTGCTCATAGCTTCGTCGCCTCGTTCTTCTCAGCCCTTTTCCCCCTCCTTTTTGAACACGCACTTTAAGATAGTTAGATGAGATTTTACCTTCCTTAACTGATTGGGAACTAAATCTAATCATTTTTCGTTGCATAGGTAAAAGAAAAAAAGACCAAATGATACCACTTAAAGTGAATAAGTAAAAAGAAAAAGAACTCCATGAAATTCCATATAAAAGTGGATAATTGTTTTTGTCAGCCATCCATATTCCAGTGCTTAACACTAAAAGAATCCCAGGTATCGTAAAGCAATAGTCAGCAATCATGATGTTTTTTGCAGTTGAATGAATGAGCCGTACATCTTTACTAAGATCTGCTCTTATTTTCCAAAAAGCAGCAGTGATAATGTTACCGACTAAAAGAATCCCTCCAAATATATGAAGATATAGAAGAGTATCCATATTAACCCTCTCCTCTTTTTAATGTTTTCTCCATAAACTTTATATAATCATTTGCAGTAAACTCAAATGAAGAATCTGTGATGGCGCTTCTTGCCCTCAACCCATAGGCAATAAGAACAAACAATTCTGCCGTTTTTTGTGCATGAATAGAAGGATCAATGACACCGTTTTCTTGTCCAGAGTGAATCCAGTTCTTTGATAAATTTATATTAAACTCATAAAATTGTTTCAGAATCTTTTTCACTTGAGGGTTGTCTTGCCTGCTTAATAAATAAATGAAAATTTGGTTGGTTACTTCTGATGGTTCTTCAATAAAGGAAACGTTCTGTGTAATTTCATCTAAAGGCTCCTGCAATTGTTTCTTTCCTTCACTCACTTTCGCAAAAAAGCGGTCATTAGTTTCATTTAACTTTTCCATTAAAACTAAACCAAGTAATTCATCCTTACTTTTTACATAATGGTAAATGGCGCCCTTTGATAATTTCGTTCTCTCCATAATGTCATTTAAGGTCATCTTTATACAGCCTTTTTCTTTTACTAAATCATGTACTGCCCGTAAGAGTAACCTTTTTGTTTGGTCTTTTTTCATAGACAATAGAAAACCTCCTTAGTTATGATGGTTTCTACTCTTATAGTAATAAACCGACTGTCGGTTTGTCAACAACATATTTGATTACTTTGGATAAGTTAGAAATGAAAGGTTGACAGTTTCCTAATAAATGAAGTAAACTACTGTTAAACTACAGAAAGGCGGTACTTAGGCGAATGAAGTTATAATCCTTTTTTTAGACGAGAGTTATTAATAAGAAAATTCGGTCTAGATAGGATTAGTCTGTTCATTTTTAAGTACACAGTCTTTTGTTCGTTGTGCAAAATAACTTTGGGTTTAGTTATAATAAACCCTATTTTTTTCGTGTACGTCATCCTTATGAACAATCCTCTCTAGCGATTAGGAGGGTTTTTTGTGCTTTTATTAGAAGCGAAAAACATTGAAAAATACTACAGTGACCGTTTAATCATAAAGGTAGATGAGCTTTGTATTTATCGAGGTCAACGTATTGGAATTGTCGGTGAAAATGGGCAAGGGAAATCAACATTACTCAAAATGTTAGTAAATGAGTTGAAACCTGATCAAGGGACGATTCACTCTTTATGTTCAATTGGATACATTCCTCAAATAGAGGGTGACCCTGAACTACCATCTAATTTAAGTGGTGGCGAAAGAACTAAAGAAAAAATAAAAGAATCCCTTTCTACTCATTGTGACCTTTTAGTGGCGGATGAGCCAACGACTCATTTAGATTTACCATCAATAGAATTCTTAGAAAAGAAACTAAAAGAATTTGCAGGTGCTGTTTTAGTCATTTCTCATGACCAAGAATTATTAAATGAAGTATGCGGTCAAATCTGGGAAGTGGATCGTGGGGAACTAACGGTTTTTCAAGGTAATTATCAAGACTATGTTATCCAAAAAAAGGCTTTAAGTGAACGGCAAACGTTTGAGTATCAACAATACGTGAAAGAGAAAAATCGTCTACAAAAGGCAGCTATTCAAAAAAGTGAAAAATCAAAAGCGTTAAAAAAAGCCCCTTCTCGAATGGGGAATTCCGAAGCGAGACTGCATAAAAGAAAAACAGGTCAAAAAAAAGCAAAACTTGATAAAGGTGTCAAAGCGATCGAATCTAGAATTGCCCAACTAGACAAAAAAGAAAAGCCTAAACAAGACGATGAAATCAGATTTGATTTGCAATATTTCAGACCGATTCATAATAAGCGTGTTGTGACTTTTGATAAGGTAAAAGCAAATGCCGGTCTTCAACATCTGTTCAGTGGTTTGTCAGGGGCTATACGACCAGGTGAAAAAGTAGCAATTACAGGGCTTAATGGTGCTGGAAAATCGACTTTGCTTAATATGATTGCTAACAAACAGGATGGGATTTTGATTTCTAAATCAGCAAGAGTGGGCTTGTTTGATCAAATGCTGGATAATCTGGATGAAACGAAAACACTACTTGAAAACGTGAAAAACACGTCCCCTTATCCAGAAGAATTCATTCGAACAGTACTTGCGAGGCTATTATTTAAACGAGAAACAGTCAAAAAGTACGTGTCCATGTTAAGTGGTGGAGAAAGGGTGAAAGCTGCACTTGCTAAAGTATTTTTAGGAGACTTTAATGTGTTACTTCTTGATGAACCAACCAATTTTCTAGACTTACAGACGAAGCAATCCTTGATTGAGGTGTTAAAGGTGTACCCAGGGACGATTATCTTTGTCTCACATGACAGATCTTTCATCAAACATCTAGCCACCCATTTAATCGTCATTGAAAATCATCAAGCTATGTTAAAGGAAGAAGAGGGATTGGTAAAAAAACAGAAGGTAGAGGTAGACCAACTGAAAATTGAAATGGAATTGTCAGAACTAATCGGAAAACTATCTCTTGAACAAAACCCTGATAAAAAGAAAATGTTAGAAAAGCGTTACGAAGAGTTAATAATGATGAAAAGTGAGAGAAAAGCCCTTCAAGTAAAATGAAGGGTCTACTTTGATTAAACGGATAATTTGGAACTTAAAATAAAATAGTAGGTTGTAGCACAAGCAATATCTATCATCCATGCATCTAATATAAAGAGTTAATAAGGATGGAGGTGAAAGGTATTATTACTAAAGCAAACTCTAACTTTTGTGCAAATTCAAGTAATGTAGCAGAACTTGAAAATGTCCTTAACAATACTTTTGAAAGAAATCAACTAATTCGAGTTGGCACATTAGATGGGAGCTTCACAGAAGGTCGATTTAAATATGCTAAAAATTCAGTTATCGCCTTACGTCAACCTGGTAAAGACACAAATACAATCATATTTCTTGTTTTAGGCTGGTGTTATGGCCCCGCTTAAAAAATTTTTAGTGAAGCCCTTCAGCCATAAAGATTGAAGGGCTTTCCATTGATTAATAATTTTAAGTAAAATAGCGATTTAAAGTTATGGTTATTTATACTTAATGGTGTGTAATGTAAGAAAAACCATCCTCAGTCGATGGTCATTCATGAAGTCTTATACATAATAGATTAGTGCTGCTATCCCAAGAGCAAGGAAACCTAGAAGTCCACTATAGATTCCGATTTTTGTTCTTGATTGTCTATCTTCTTTCGTTTCTGTGTAATTATTAGCACGATGCTGCATACCATCGGTGAATGCACCAAGAGTAAATGCGGAGACAAAGACGCCTATTGCACCAATGCAAAAGAAAAAAGGAATCAATGAAATTCACCTCATTTCTGCTTTAATAATGGGGATTCTTCACATAATGTTATGTAGAATAGGAGAAATTGTTGCAGGATTTCATTTAACCTCTTTGGAAATAGTTAGTTTATTGCCTTGAAATGAAGGGATTTATGAAAAAGGATTTCTCTTGTTGGTTGTGTTTGTCTTGTTTTCGTCTTCTGTTCAAGCCTTATCATGGGCCTATTCATTCGTCGTATGGGATCTTAGAGTGCACGAAATCAAAAAGGGTAAGAGATTTACAGAAAGTGAAGTTGGAAAAGTTAAAATAAGGCTAAATGATATGACCGGAAATTACTATGGAAACGTATCAAACTTTTATTCTAAAGGAACAAAGAAGGTATCTCTCTCATAGAAGAGTTCACTATTGAAAAGGGGACAGAATTTGTAAGAGATGTTTATGTCAACGATACCCCTTCTCATATTATGAGCTACTACAACTTTTTTCTTATCTTGGTTATATATAGTAGAAAGAGGTTTTATCCCGATCAAATTGATTAGGAAAAGTAGGTTTTAGTGTATTTTTTATTTGAAACGAACTAAAAAAAGAGTATATTTTGTATAGATTAAAAAATATACTCTATTACCATTTAAAAGGAGTTAATTAGAGTCAAACGACAGTGTTGGAGCAGGAATAATGGTTTTTTCAATACCTAGAGCCATTTCTAAGTCAATGGCATGCTCTTGTTCTTGAGTAGCAATTTCCCGAATTTTTTCAGAGGAATCATACATTCCAAGAGACTCAAGCTGATTTATTCTTTGTAAATATCGGTGGATTGCATCGTATTCCCCTTGTAAATCTTGGCGAAGCATGTCGATATTGTCGAGTGAAGTTGATACCGGAGCCAC
This portion of the Bacillus carboniphilus genome encodes:
- the abc-f gene encoding ribosomal protection-like ABC-F family protein, which translates into the protein MLLLEAKNIEKYYSDRLIIKVDELCIYRGQRIGIVGENGQGKSTLLKMLVNELKPDQGTIHSLCSIGYIPQIEGDPELPSNLSGGERTKEKIKESLSTHCDLLVADEPTTHLDLPSIEFLEKKLKEFAGAVLVISHDQELLNEVCGQIWEVDRGELTVFQGNYQDYVIQKKALSERQTFEYQQYVKEKNRLQKAAIQKSEKSKALKKAPSRMGNSEARLHKRKTGQKKAKLDKGVKAIESRIAQLDKKEKPKQDDEIRFDLQYFRPIHNKRVVTFDKVKANAGLQHLFSGLSGAIRPGEKVAITGLNGAGKSTLLNMIANKQDGILISKSARVGLFDQMLDNLDETKTLLENVKNTSPYPEEFIRTVLARLLFKRETVKKYVSMLSGGERVKAALAKVFLGDFNVLLLDEPTNFLDLQTKQSLIEVLKVYPGTIIFVSHDRSFIKHLATHLIVIENHQAMLKEEEGLVKKQKVEVDQLKIEMELSELIGKLSLEQNPDKKKMLEKRYEELIMMKSERKALQVK
- a CDS encoding TetR/AcrR family transcriptional regulator, with the translated sequence MKKDQTKRLLLRAVHDLVKEKGCIKMTLNDIMERTKLSKGAIYHYVKSKDELLGLVLMEKLNETNDRFFAKVSEGKKQLQEPLDEITQNVSFIEEPSEVTNQIFIYLLSRQDNPQVKKILKQFYEFNINLSKNWIHSGQENGVIDPSIHAQKTAELFVLIAYGLRARSAITDSSFEFTANDYIKFMEKTLKRGEG
- a CDS encoding DUF2269 family protein, translated to MDTLLYLHIFGGILLVGNIITAAFWKIRADLSKDVRLIHSTAKNIMIADYCFTIPGILLVLSTGIWMADKNNYPLLYGISWSSFSFYLFTLSGIIWSFFLLPMQRKMIRFSSQSVKEGKISSNYLKVRVQKGGGKGLRRTRRRSYEHHSVRSLYMRSGIARQQSYSTAIFHDFLNNLLKSLFIGMCLEQ
- a CDS encoding DUF5316 family protein; this translates as MIPFFFCIGAIGVFVSAFTLGAFTDGMQHRANNYTETKEDRQSRTKIGIYSGLLGFLALGIAALIYYV
- a CDS encoding ferritin-like domain-containing protein, whose protein sequence is MQNKAGIEQVVYGLNIDLAWEYAAAVQYAQHANMLKGAAYFTIAEELNEHAKDEFGHAIILNELIQYLGGIPMTQVAPVSTSLDNIDMLRQDLQGEYDAIHRYLQRINQLESLGMYDSSEKIREIATQEQEHAIDLEMALGIEKTIIPAPTLSFDSN